The window ATTCGCCAGCGCGCCGAGGAGATTTTTGAAATGGTCAGGGACCGGCTGGCAGATTCTCCCTTTGCGGCCGAACCGCGGGCGCGGGTGGTGCTGACCGGCGGCGCCTCGCTGCTGACCGGCATTCCGGAGCTGGCCAGCCAGATTCTCAATCGTCCGGTGCGCGTCGGCCGTCCGCTCGGCTTCGGCCGGCTGCCGGCGGAAGCCAAGAGCGCATCGTTCGCGGTGCCCACCGGGCTGCTGGTCTACCCGCAATTCGCTCACCTCGAACATGTCGAACCGCGGCACACGCGGCAGCTCAAGACGGGGACTTATGGCGGCGGCTATTTCGGGAAGGTCGGACAATGGCTTCGCGAGGGGTTCTGATGATCCGGCAGTGCGTACACATGATTTCGTCAACCGCTTCGGTCCGGTGTTCCGGTTTGGGCCGCAGGCATTCCGGCACAACTCGCGCGTAATCGAGAGGCAAACATGACCATCAATCTCAACATTCCCGACATCCGCGAGTTGAAGCCGCGGATCACCGTGTTTGGCGTCGGCGGCGCGGGCGGCAACGCCGTCAACAACATGATCACCGCGGGCCTTGTTGGCGTCGACTTCGTGGTCGCCAACACCGATGCCCAGGCGCTGACCATGTCGAAGGCCGAGCGCATCGTGCAGATGGGCACCCAGGTGACCCAGGGCCTCGGTGCCGGCTCGCAGCCGGACGTCGGCGCGGCCGCCGCGCAAGAGGTTATCGACGAAATCCGCGACCATCTGACCGGCGCCAACATGGTGTTCGTCACCGCCGGCATGGGCGGCGGCACCGGCACGGGTGCGGCTCCCGTCATTGCCAAGACGGCCCGCGACATGGGCATCCTCACCGTGGGTGTGGTGACCAAGCCGTTCCATTTCGAGGGCCAGCGCCGCATGCGCACGGCCGAGACCGGCATCACCGAACTGCACAAGGTGGTGGATACGCTTCTGATCATCCCGAACCAGAACCTGTTCCGGGTCGCCAACGAGAAGACCACCTTCGCCGACGCCTTCGCGATGGCCGACCAGGTGCTGTATTCGGGCGTTGCCTGCATCACCGACCTGATGGTCAAGGAAGGTCTGATCAACCTCGACTTCGCCGACGTCCGCGCCGTGATGCGCGAGATGGGCAAGGCGATGATGGGCACCGGCGAGGCCTCCGGCGAGAAGCGCGCGCTGACCGCGGCTGAAGCTGCGATCGCCAACCCGCTGATCGACGATTCCTCGATGAAGGGCGCCCGTGGCCTGCTGATCTCCATCACCGGCGGCAAGGACCTGACGCTGTTCGAGGTCGACGAAGCCGCGACCCGCATCCGTGAGGAAGTCGACCAGGACGCCAACATCATCGTCGGCGCCACCTTCGACGAATCGCTCGACGGCGTCATCCGCGTCTCGGTGGTGGCCACCGGCATCGACCAGACCGCGACCGCGCGGCTGACCCAGACCCCGTCCGCCCCTGCGGTGGCCGCGGCGCCCGACAGCCGTCTCGCCGACCTGACCGCGCGCCTGAAGGCCGACAACCAGCGCATGGCCGAACGCGCCAAGCAGGATGGTGGACGTCCCGTCCAGGCGGCGCCGCCCGTGCAGGGCCAGCGCCCGCCGGCCGACTTCGATCGCGCCGCGCTCGCAGCCATCGCGGCTGCGGTCTCGCCCGAACAACAGGCGGAAGCCGCGTCGCAGATGCAGCCGGGAGCCTATGGCGATGTCATGATCCGCCCGATCGCGCCGAAGCCCTCGCTGTTCCCCGACCAGCCTGCCGCCGTGCAGCTGCAGGAGCCGGCGCTGCCGACCGCGTTCATTCCGCCGGCCGCCGAGCGTGCGCCGCTGCGTGCGCCACGGATGCCGAAGTTCGACGAGCTGCCGATGCCGGCCCAGAACCAGATCCGCCAGGCGGCTGGTGAGGCCGAAGACGAGCATCCGCAGCAGAAGCGGCTGTCGCTGCTGCAGCGCCTCGCCAATGTCGGTCTCGGCCGGCGTGACGAAGAGAGCGAACCGCCGATCGCAGCGCGGGCCTCCAACCCGGCCATGCCGCAGATGCCGCCGCTGCAGGAGCGCAAGCCGCAGCGTCCGATGCCGCAGGTCGGCGCCGGCGAGCCGGTGTCCGAGTATGCTCGCCGCCCGGCCCCACAAGGCCTCGATTCCCATGGCCGGCCGGCGCCGCAGCCGCCGGCCCAGGGCGACGACCACCTGGATATCCCGGCGTTCCTCCGCCGGCAGGCCACCTGAGCATTGTTACAGGCCAGCTGTGGCTTTGTTACATCAGCTGAAATCGACCATGTCCCGGCCCACCAGGCCGGGACATTCGTTTGTGCGGTGGGAATGTTGTGAAGTTTTTTAACGCTTTGAATTAACTGGAGAATTTGAGAAGGCGAGGGCTTGCAATCGCTGCCCGAATTTGGTTAACGGGCGGCGCAAATACGGCGGGTTTGGGGTAACAATCGGTAAAAAACCGTGACTGGCGCGACTCCCGTCGAGGAGTATGGTGAAAAGGACTTGGGGATCACTTTGAATCAAATCGCCTAATCTAGGAACGCGACTCTCGGGGACGTTCCATAAGACGCGGCGGGGGAAATTTGGTTCAGTGAGTCATTAGTGGGCAGTGCATGAAATTCAGCCGGCAAACGACGCTTCGTTCGCACGTCACCGTGACGGGCGTGGGCGTACATTCGGGCTCGCAGGTCACGATGACCATGGGACCTGCCGATGTCGACGCCGGTTTTGTTTTTGTCCGGACCGATCCCGAAGGGCAGAATCGCGAGCTGCGCGCCAAGGCCGGCGCGGTCGTCGCCACCGATTTCGCCACAGTCCTGGGTGATCGCCAGGGCGTGATGGTCTCCACTGCCGAGCATGTTCTTGCTGCGCTGCGCGGCATGGGCGTCGACAATGCCACCATCGAAGTCGACGGTTCTGAAGTGCCGATCATGGACGGCAGCTCCGCTCCCTTCGTCGCCGCGATCGATCGCGCCGGCATCCGGCAGCAACCGGCGCCGCGCCGCTATATCGAAGTTCTCAAGCCGGTGCAGGTGACACTCGGCCAGTCATTCGGCGAACTGCGCCCCTATGCCGGCGGTTTCCGCACTGAGGTCGAAATCAGCTTCACCAACCCGATGATCGGCCACCAGAGCTACATGCTCGACGTGACCCCAGATGCGTTCCGCCGCGACATTTCGCGCGCCCGTACCTTCGGCTGCATGGGCGACGTCCAGCAGCTGCTGAAGTCCGGTTTTGCGCGTGGCGCGTCGCTGGACAATTCGGTGGTGTTCGAAACCGACCGGGTGCTGAACCCGGAAGGCCTGCGTTACGCCGACGAATGCGCCCGTCACAAGGTGCTCGACGCGATCGGTGATCTGGCGCTGGCCGGCCTGCCGCTGATCGGCCTGTATCGCTCGGTGCGGGGCGGCCACAAGCTCAATCACGCCGTGCTCAGCGCCCTGATGGCTGACCGCAGCGCCTGGCGGGTCGTCGAGGCGGAGCCCGCCGTGTCCGTTCGTCACGCCCGCGGTCATGCCGACGTCGTCGGTGGTCTCCTGGGTGGTCTCGTTCCGGTCTACGCTCCGGACGTCTCCTGAGCCTTCCTGTCCTGAATGATCAGGGTCTTAGCGCTGAGATTCGTTGTTTTGACGCGTTTTCTTCTCCGCGCAAACGCTTTGCGTTTGTCGCGAGGGAACCGGTATCCACTTCGCTGGAAAACGCTATAGCCGGCGCCGGCCCTTTTGCAACACTCCCCAAAGCTCATCTCCCGTCCCCCGGCATCAGTGCAATTCGCCTTAATCCGGGCGGAATGTGTGCATAGTCGGTTGGTTCAGGCAGGTTTTTCAGCTACATAGGCGCACGACCAACGTGCAGATGATCAACGTGCGCACATGAGCGGATTGGCGCCGATGGTCCAGGCCGATAAGGCCATGGCAATCTGATCGCACTAATCTGGTTCGATAAGTTGGCTTTGTAGTTAGAGACTCTTGATAGCAAGAGACTCGCGTCTCTTGAGGTCGGTCACATCCATGATGGTTGGACAACGCAACATGTCGTTTTCTCGCGCGAACCGGACAGGCCGGATCGGACGCCACCTCGGCTTTGCGGGCGGACTGATGCTTCTTGCGACCACGCTCGGCGGCTGCGGCACCGGGCCGATCTGGGACAAATTCCTCGCCAAGGACGACAACACCTTCGTCGAGGAGCCGGCGGACAAGCTCTACAACGAGGGCTTGTACCTGATGAACGAGAAGAAGGACATCAAGGCGGCCAACAAGAAGTTCGAGGAAGTCGACCGCCAGCATCCGTATTCGACCTGGGCGCGCAAGTCGCTGTTGATGTCGGCTTACGCGGCCTATGAGGGCGGCGACTACGACACCGCGATCGGCTCGGCCTCGCGTTATGTCAGCCTGCATCCGGGAACGCCGGACGCGGCTTATGCGCAGTACCTGATCGCCGCCTCGCATTACGACCAGATCCCGGACATCAGCCGCGATCAGGGCCGCACCGAGAAGGCCATGAGCGCACTGGAAGAGGTGATTCGCAAATATCCCGATTCCGAATACGCCACCTCCGCCAAGAAGAAGCTGGAAGGCGCTCGCGACCAGCTTGCCGGCAAGGAAATGTCGGTCGGCCGCTATTACATGGACAAGCGCGATTACACCGCCGCGATCAACCGCTTCAAGCTGGTGGTGACCCAGTATCAGACCACCCGCCATGTCGAGGAAGCGCTGGCGCGCCTGACCGAGGCCTATATGACCATCGGCGTGGTCGGCGAGGCCCAGACCGCCGCCGCCGTGCTTGGCCACAACTTTCCTGACAGCAAGTGGTACAAAGACAGCTACAATCTAGTAAAGTCCGGCGGACTCGAACCGAGCGAAAACAAAGAGTCCTATATCAGCAAGGCCTTCAGGGTCGCGAAGAAATGGGGCCTTGGATAGGATCTGACCGCAATGCTGGCGCGCCTTTCGATCCGTGACATCGTCCTGATCGAGCGGCTCGACATCGATTTCGCCCGCGGGCTTGCGGTGCTGACCGGAGAGACCGGGGCGGGCAAATCCATTCTTCTCGATGCATTCGCGCTGGCGCTCGGCGGCCGCGGCGATGCCGGCCTTGTCCGCCACGGCGCGGAGCAGGGCCAGGTAACAGCGGTGTTCGATGTGCCCAAGCGCCATCCGGCCGCGAAAATCCTCAGCGAGAACGGGCTCGACGACACCGGCGAGATGATTCTGCGCCGCGTGCAGCTCGCCGACGGCCGCACCCGCGCGTTTCTCAACGACCAGGCCATCAGTGTGCAGACCCTGAAGGCGGTCGGCACGGCGCTGGTGGAAATCCACGGCCAGCACGATGAGCGCGCGCTGGTGGATGCCGCCACCCATCGCCGCCTGCTCGATGCCTTTGCCGGCCTGGAAAAAGATGTCACGGCGCTGGAAGCGCTGTGGGAGGCGCGCCGCACTGCGCGCACCGCGCTGGACGATCATCGCGCCGGCATGGAGCGCGCCGCGCGCGAGGCCGATTTCCTGCGCCATGCCTCCGACGAATTGCGCAAGCTCAAACCGCAGGCCGGCGAGGAAACTTCGCTGGCCGAGCGTCGCACCACCATGATGCAGGGCGAAAAGATCGCCTCCGACCTGCGCGAGGCGCTGGAAGTGGTTGGCGGCCATCAGTCGCCGGTGCCGGGCCTGGCCGCGGCGGTGCGCCGGCTGGAGCGCCGCGCGGCGAATTCACCGACACTGATCGAGCCCGCGGTCAAGGCGATCGATGTCGCCATCAACGCGCTGGAAGAGGCCGACCAGCATCTCAACGCGGCGCTGAGGGCGGCGGATTTCGATCCGGCGGAGCTCGAGCGGATCGAGGAGCGGCTGTTCGCGCTGCGCGCGGCGGCGCGGAAGTATTCCACCCCGGTGGACAGCCTCGCCGCACTGGCGGAACGTTATGCCTCCGACGTGGCGCTGATCGATGCCGGTGCGGAACGGCTCAAGGTGCTGGAAAAAGCCGCCGGCGAAGCGGACAAGGCTTATGACGCCGCCGCCGTGAAGCTCTCGGCCGTGCGGGGCAAGGCCTCCGAGAAGCTCAACAAGGCCGTCAATGCCGAGCTCGCGCCGCTCAAGCTCGAGCGCGCCAAATTCATGACCCAGGTCGACAGCGACACTGCTGCAGCCGGCCCGCAGGGCATCGACCGCGTCGAGTTCTGGGTGCAGACCAATCCCGGCACGCGGCCCGGGCCATTGATGAAGGTCGCCTCCGGCGGCGAGCTGTCGCGTTTCCTGCTGGCGCTGAAGGTCGTGTTGTCGGATCGCGGATCGGCGCCGACCCTGGTGTTCGACGAAATCGATACCGGCGTGGGTGGCGCCGTGGCGGATGCCATCGGCGCGCGGCTGGCGCGGCTGGCCGGCAAGGTGCAGGTGATGGCCGTGACCCACGCGCCGCAGGTCGCCGCGCGCGCCGACCAGCATCTGCTGATTTCCAAGGATGCGCTCGACAAGGGCAAGCGCGTCGCCACCAGCGTCGCAACGCTCAAGAGCGATCACCGCCGCGAGGAAATCGCCCGCATGCTGGCCGGCGCCGAGATCACCGCAGAGGCGCGCGCCGCCGCGGACCGGTTGCTGAAGGCGGCGACGGCGTAGCGTATGTGCCTCCTCGCCTGAGGCCGGCCAACAACGTAGAATCACATAACGCTTGAATTGAAGGGGTGGGGGCGGCCATGTCGGCAAAGAAGGTGACGGCAAAAGCCGCAGCCAAGAAGAAGGCGCCTGCCGCCGTCGAGCATCTCACCCATGCCCAGGCCAAGGCCGAACTGGTTCGGCTGGCGCTGGAAATCTCCCTGCACGACAAGCGCTACTATCAGGACGACGCCCCGAAGATTTCCGATGCCGAGTATGACGCGCTGCGCCGGCGTGTCGGGGATATCGAGGCGCGGTTTCCCGATCTGCTGACGGCGGAATCACCGTCGCAAAGGGTCGGCGCGCAGCCGTTGGGCCGTTTCGCCAAGGTGCGCCACGCGGTGCCGATGCTGTCGCTGGGCAATGCCTTCAGCGACGAGGATGTCGCCGATTTCATCGAACGTATCCAGCGCTTCCTCAAGCTGGACGAGATTCCGGCGATTGTCGCGGAGCCCAAGATCGACGGTCTGTCGCTGTCGCTGCGTTATCAGAACGGCGAACTGGTGACGGCCGCGACCCGCGGCGATGGCTTCGAAGGTGAAGACGTCACCGCCAATGTCCGCACCATCAAGGACATCCCGAACACGTTGAAGGGCAAAGCCATTCCCGCGGTCTGCGAGATCCGCGGTGAAGTCTATATGCGGACCGCGGATTTTCTCGAGCTGAACAAGAAGCAGGCGGAAGCCGAAGACACGGTGTTCGCCAATCCGCGCAATTCCGCCGCCGGCTCGCTGCGCCAGAAGGATCCATCGATCACCGCGTCGCGGCCGCTCAAATTCTTTGCCTACACCTGGGGCGAGATGAGCGAGACGCCGGCAGATACGCAGTTCGGCATGATCAAATGGATGGCGAAGGCGGGCTTCGTCACCAATCCGCGCACCACGCTGTGCAAGAGCGTCGACGAGGCGCTGACGTTCTATCGCGGCATCGGCGCTGAGCGCGACACGCTCGGCTACGATATCGATGGGGTGGTCTACAAGGTCGATCGGCTGGACTGGCAGAACCGGCTCGGCTTCGTGTCGCGCAGCCCGCGCTGGGCGATCGCGCACAAGTTCGCCGCCGAACAGGCCACCACCGTCATGAACGGCATCGACATCCAGGTCGGCCGCACCGGCGCGCTGACGCCGGTGGCGCGGCTTGCGCCCGTCACGGTCGGCGGTGTGGTGGTGTCGAATGCGACGCTGCACAATGAGGATTACATCAAGGGCATCGGCAATGACGGCGAGCCGATCCGCGATGGCGTCGACATCCGCGTCGGCGACACCGTGGTGGTGCAGCGCGCCGGCGACGTAATTCCGCAGGTCGTCAGCGTGGTGCTGGACAAGCGGCCGAAGGACGCCAAGCCCTACAAATTTCCGGACACCTGTCCGGTGTGCGGCAGCCACGCGGTGCGCGAGGAAGGCGAGGTCGTGAAGCGCTGCACCGGTGCGCTGATCTGTCCGGCGCAGGCGGTGGAGAAGCTGAAGCACTTCGTCTCCCGCAATGCCTTCGACATCGAAGGTTTCGGCGACAAGCAGGTGCAGGAATTCTATGCCGACGACCTGGTAAAGTCGGCGGTCGATATCTTCACACTGGAAAAGCGCGACGCTCGCTCATCCAGCAAGCTGATGCAGCGCGAGGGCTATGGTGAAGTCTCGGTGCGCAATCTGTTCAGCGCCATCAACGAGCGCCGCCGCATCGAGCTCAACCGGCTGATCTACGGGCTCGGTATTCGCCATGTCGGCGAGGGCAACGCCAAGCTGCTGGCGCGGCACTACGGCACCGTTGAAGCCTTCGAGCGCGCGATGCGCGCGGCAGGCAAGGGCCACGACAGCGAAGCCTACGAGGATCTCAACGACATCGAAGGGGTGGGCGAAGTCGTGGCCGATGCGGTGGTGGAATTCTTTGCCGAACCGCGCAACCTCAAGGCGTTCCACGATCTGCTTGGTGAAATCGAGGTGCTGCCGGTCGAACAGGCGCGCAAGGATACGCCCGTCGCCGGCAAGACGGTTGTATTCACGGGCTCGCTGACCAAGTTCACCCGCGACGAAGCCAAGGCCGCCGCCGAACGACTGGGCGCCAAGGTGTCGGGTTCGGTGTCGAAGAAGACCGACTATGTCGTGGCCGGCGAGGACGCCGGTTCCAAGCTCACCAAGGCGAAGGAGCTCGGCGTGGCCGTGCTGAGCGAGGACGAGTGGTTGAAGCTGATCGGGTAGCGCTGCGACAGCAGATTATCCGTCATCCTGAGGTGCGCACTCTTGCGCGCCTCGAAGGATGGACGGCCAAGGTATTTAAGGTTCGGGCTGTCATCCTTCGAGGCTCTCCCCGCGGTGCAAGTGCACCGCGAGGCTCGCACCTCAGGATGACGGGTTGCTCTTATCGCCTGCCCTAAAACTCCAGCGGCGGCAGGCCGAGCTCCCGGGCCAGCCAGGTGGCGAACATCCGCACCGCGCGCCGCGGCTTGGCCTTGGGTGGAAACACCAGATAGTGCCCGACATAACTGACGTCGCGGGTGATGCCCTTGAGCGGTGCAACCAGCTGGCCGCTGGCCAGTTCGCGCTCGGCCAGGCGGGTGGATTCCAGCGTTATGCCGAGGCCGTCGACGGCGGCGGCGATCGCCATGAAGCTGCGGTCGAAGCGGCTGCCGCGCTGGCTCGGCGGGGTGGTGTCGTTGGCGGTGAACCACTCGGTCCAGCGCACCCGC is drawn from Bradyrhizobium prioriisuperbiae and contains these coding sequences:
- the ftsZ gene encoding cell division protein FtsZ, yielding MTINLNIPDIRELKPRITVFGVGGAGGNAVNNMITAGLVGVDFVVANTDAQALTMSKAERIVQMGTQVTQGLGAGSQPDVGAAAAQEVIDEIRDHLTGANMVFVTAGMGGGTGTGAAPVIAKTARDMGILTVGVVTKPFHFEGQRRMRTAETGITELHKVVDTLLIIPNQNLFRVANEKTTFADAFAMADQVLYSGVACITDLMVKEGLINLDFADVRAVMREMGKAMMGTGEASGEKRALTAAEAAIANPLIDDSSMKGARGLLISITGGKDLTLFEVDEAATRIREEVDQDANIIVGATFDESLDGVIRVSVVATGIDQTATARLTQTPSAPAVAAAPDSRLADLTARLKADNQRMAERAKQDGGRPVQAAPPVQGQRPPADFDRAALAAIAAAVSPEQQAEAASQMQPGAYGDVMIRPIAPKPSLFPDQPAAVQLQEPALPTAFIPPAAERAPLRAPRMPKFDELPMPAQNQIRQAAGEAEDEHPQQKRLSLLQRLANVGLGRRDEESEPPIAARASNPAMPQMPPLQERKPQRPMPQVGAGEPVSEYARRPAPQGLDSHGRPAPQPPAQGDDHLDIPAFLRRQAT
- the lpxC gene encoding UDP-3-O-acyl-N-acetylglucosamine deacetylase, translating into MKFSRQTTLRSHVTVTGVGVHSGSQVTMTMGPADVDAGFVFVRTDPEGQNRELRAKAGAVVATDFATVLGDRQGVMVSTAEHVLAALRGMGVDNATIEVDGSEVPIMDGSSAPFVAAIDRAGIRQQPAPRRYIEVLKPVQVTLGQSFGELRPYAGGFRTEVEISFTNPMIGHQSYMLDVTPDAFRRDISRARTFGCMGDVQQLLKSGFARGASLDNSVVFETDRVLNPEGLRYADECARHKVLDAIGDLALAGLPLIGLYRSVRGGHKLNHAVLSALMADRSAWRVVEAEPAVSVRHARGHADVVGGLLGGLVPVYAPDVS
- a CDS encoding outer membrane protein assembly factor BamD, which translates into the protein MSFSRANRTGRIGRHLGFAGGLMLLATTLGGCGTGPIWDKFLAKDDNTFVEEPADKLYNEGLYLMNEKKDIKAANKKFEEVDRQHPYSTWARKSLLMSAYAAYEGGDYDTAIGSASRYVSLHPGTPDAAYAQYLIAASHYDQIPDISRDQGRTEKAMSALEEVIRKYPDSEYATSAKKKLEGARDQLAGKEMSVGRYYMDKRDYTAAINRFKLVVTQYQTTRHVEEALARLTEAYMTIGVVGEAQTAAAVLGHNFPDSKWYKDSYNLVKSGGLEPSENKESYISKAFRVAKKWGLG
- the recN gene encoding DNA repair protein RecN, which codes for MLARLSIRDIVLIERLDIDFARGLAVLTGETGAGKSILLDAFALALGGRGDAGLVRHGAEQGQVTAVFDVPKRHPAAKILSENGLDDTGEMILRRVQLADGRTRAFLNDQAISVQTLKAVGTALVEIHGQHDERALVDAATHRRLLDAFAGLEKDVTALEALWEARRTARTALDDHRAGMERAAREADFLRHASDELRKLKPQAGEETSLAERRTTMMQGEKIASDLREALEVVGGHQSPVPGLAAAVRRLERRAANSPTLIEPAVKAIDVAINALEEADQHLNAALRAADFDPAELERIEERLFALRAAARKYSTPVDSLAALAERYASDVALIDAGAERLKVLEKAAGEADKAYDAAAVKLSAVRGKASEKLNKAVNAELAPLKLERAKFMTQVDSDTAAAGPQGIDRVEFWVQTNPGTRPGPLMKVASGGELSRFLLALKVVLSDRGSAPTLVFDEIDTGVGGAVADAIGARLARLAGKVQVMAVTHAPQVAARADQHLLISKDALDKGKRVATSVATLKSDHRREEIARMLAGAEITAEARAAADRLLKAATA
- the ligA gene encoding NAD-dependent DNA ligase LigA, with amino-acid sequence MSAKKVTAKAAAKKKAPAAVEHLTHAQAKAELVRLALEISLHDKRYYQDDAPKISDAEYDALRRRVGDIEARFPDLLTAESPSQRVGAQPLGRFAKVRHAVPMLSLGNAFSDEDVADFIERIQRFLKLDEIPAIVAEPKIDGLSLSLRYQNGELVTAATRGDGFEGEDVTANVRTIKDIPNTLKGKAIPAVCEIRGEVYMRTADFLELNKKQAEAEDTVFANPRNSAAGSLRQKDPSITASRPLKFFAYTWGEMSETPADTQFGMIKWMAKAGFVTNPRTTLCKSVDEALTFYRGIGAERDTLGYDIDGVVYKVDRLDWQNRLGFVSRSPRWAIAHKFAAEQATTVMNGIDIQVGRTGALTPVARLAPVTVGGVVVSNATLHNEDYIKGIGNDGEPIRDGVDIRVGDTVVVQRAGDVIPQVVSVVLDKRPKDAKPYKFPDTCPVCGSHAVREEGEVVKRCTGALICPAQAVEKLKHFVSRNAFDIEGFGDKQVQEFYADDLVKSAVDIFTLEKRDARSSSKLMQREGYGEVSVRNLFSAINERRRIELNRLIYGLGIRHVGEGNAKLLARHYGTVEAFERAMRAAGKGHDSEAYEDLNDIEGVGEVVADAVVEFFAEPRNLKAFHDLLGEIEVLPVEQARKDTPVAGKTVVFTGSLTKFTRDEAKAAAERLGAKVSGSVSKKTDYVVAGEDAGSKLTKAKELGVAVLSEDEWLKLIG